From the genome of Hathewaya histolytica, one region includes:
- a CDS encoding DUF4430 domain-containing protein: MKTKSMKAKRIFGLLLVLFMMIMAVPTSVSAAVTGEISLETTLTDGVTLKGSKKTFDVMARLDGKKIPSEVTLNGEEVKPNWDDQNKTSYTIKFKQEGKNIVVVKASANNKTETKTYAITYKKALDGELIGHATCTVEALTIGRGFIVEPIRVPLYEGENSAQVLDRILTEKGFSYNHTGRLESSFYLSMIGDGGVFKKGCKDNEKAQKLNAPINIENKVPSNLKKILEKEGHWPPDELSDSKSLGEFDYTFMSGWMYAVNNVFPNVGFSDSYLGDGDVLRAQFTLFGYGSDIGGGYAMGGESTDFYKVANKDQLLSLLSSINSDKNKEEILSKDLVKTTYEEAMKVASQLDATQKSIDEVYAKLNKVLK; the protein is encoded by the coding sequence ATGAAGACCAAAAGTATGAAGGCAAAAAGAATCTTTGGTTTGTTATTGGTGCTGTTCATGATGATAATGGCAGTTCCTACATCAGTTTCAGCTGCTGTAACTGGAGAAATTTCTTTAGAAACAACACTGACTGATGGTGTTACACTAAAAGGCAGTAAAAAAACATTTGACGTTATGGCAAGACTAGATGGTAAGAAAATTCCAAGCGAGGTTACTCTCAATGGGGAAGAGGTAAAGCCAAACTGGGATGATCAAAACAAGACAAGCTATACAATTAAATTTAAACAGGAAGGCAAAAATATTGTTGTTGTAAAGGCTTCTGCTAACAATAAAACAGAAACTAAGACCTATGCAATTACATACAAAAAAGCTTTAGATGGTGAATTGATTGGTCATGCCACATGCACAGTAGAAGCATTAACCATTGGTAGAGGCTTTATAGTTGAACCTATAAGGGTTCCTCTTTATGAAGGAGAAAATTCTGCGCAGGTACTTGATCGTATTCTTACTGAAAAAGGCTTTTCTTATAACCATACTGGGAGATTAGAGAGCTCTTTTTATCTATCAATGATAGGAGATGGTGGAGTATTTAAGAAAGGCTGCAAGGATAATGAAAAAGCTCAAAAATTGAATGCTCCTATAAATATCGAGAATAAAGTTCCAAGTAATCTGAAAAAAATTTTGGAGAAAGAAGGACACTGGCCACCAGATGAACTATCTGATTCTAAATCTTTAGGAGAGTTTGATTATACTTTTATGTCAGGATGGATGTACGCTGTAAACAATGTATTCCCAAATGTAGGGTTTTCAGATTCTTATTTAGGTGATGGTGATGTATTGCGTGCACAGTTCACTTTATTTGGATATGGTTCAGATATTGGTGGTGGATATGCTATGGGTGGTGAAAGCACAGACTTTTATAAAGTAGCTAATAAAGATCAGTTGTTATCATTGCTTTCATCTATAAATTCAGATAAGAATAAAGAAGAAATACTATCAAAAGATTTGGTTAAAACAACATATGAAGAAGCAATGAAAGTAGCATCTCAATTAGATGCTACACAAAAATCAATAGATGAGGTTTACGCAAAATTAAATAAAGTTTTGAAGTAG
- a CDS encoding DUF2691 family protein — translation MKSAILEKGQETYSYLGEIFNAIDNEQLRYNWLITDCECYPINKKYENLFSKEYIWLTGEELTDIINEEDMQFIWGVFSGFPKENNLEEVLKYDLPFADGYEGFWIDDVGIQHPLASIEIVPWDSSLTLFTSKHDDLVDKFRASFPLSEDLYAQNTRDNSEINYIEKLLIEELGRRNIELNEKTLHQKYFIWNKLYSERKSLVKDEDIIICINKILDENLK, via the coding sequence ATGAAAAGTGCAATATTAGAAAAAGGCCAAGAAACATATAGTTATCTTGGTGAAATTTTTAATGCTATAGATAATGAGCAGCTAAGATACAATTGGTTAATTACAGATTGTGAATGCTATCCTATAAATAAAAAATATGAAAACCTATTTTCTAAGGAATATATTTGGCTTACAGGTGAAGAACTTACAGATATTATAAATGAAGAGGATATGCAGTTTATTTGGGGAGTTTTTTCTGGATTTCCTAAAGAAAATAATCTTGAAGAAGTTTTAAAATATGATTTACCATTTGCAGATGGGTATGAGGGATTTTGGATAGATGATGTAGGAATTCAGCATCCCCTTGCTAGTATTGAAATTGTTCCTTGGGATAGTTCTCTTACATTATTTACTAGTAAACATGATGATCTAGTAGATAAGTTTAGAGCTAGTTTTCCTTTATCAGAAGATTTATATGCACAAAACACAAGAGATAATTCTGAAATTAATTATATAGAAAAGTTGTTAATAGAGGAATTAGGCAGAAGAAATATTGAACTTAATGAAAAAACATTACATCAAAAATATTTTATTTGGAATAAGTTATATTCAGAAAGAAAATCTTTAGTTAAAGATGAAGATATTATAATCTGTATAAATAAAATCTTAGATGAAAACTTAAAATAA